A single window of Parabacteroides sp. FAFU027 DNA harbors:
- the rfbB gene encoding dTDP-glucose 4,6-dehydratase has product MKTYLVTGGAGFIGANFVKYMLNKYSDIQLVVLDALTYAGNLGTIIKEVEDPRCVFVKGDICDAKLADELFAKYNFNYVANFAAESHVDRSIENPQLFLITNILGTQNLLDAARKHWVTGKDANGYPTWKEGVKFHQVSTDEVYGSLGAEGYFTETTPLDPRSPYSASKTGSDLIVNAYAETYKMPVTITRCSNNYGPYHFPEKLIPLIIKNILEGKSLPVYGDGTNVRDWLYVEDHCKAIDMVINNGRIGQVYNVGGHNEKQNIEIVKLTISTIRQLMEENKAYREVLKKKEIVNGEISIEWINESLITFVKDRLGHDQRYAIDPTKIKDELGWYPETMFAEGIVKTIRWYLENQGWVEEVASGDYQKYYDEMYAKR; this is encoded by the coding sequence ATGAAGACTTACCTCGTGACCGGTGGGGCCGGATTTATTGGCGCCAACTTTGTGAAATACATGTTGAATAAATACAGCGACATCCAGTTGGTGGTACTTGATGCCCTTACCTATGCCGGTAACCTGGGAACGATCATCAAAGAGGTGGAAGACCCGCGTTGTGTGTTCGTGAAAGGCGATATCTGTGATGCAAAACTGGCCGACGAGCTGTTTGCCAAATACAACTTCAACTATGTAGCGAACTTTGCGGCTGAAAGCCACGTGGATCGCAGTATCGAAAATCCGCAGTTGTTCCTGATTACAAATATCCTCGGTACTCAGAACCTGCTTGACGCTGCCCGCAAACATTGGGTGACCGGTAAAGATGCCAATGGCTATCCGACCTGGAAAGAGGGCGTGAAATTCCACCAGGTTTCGACCGATGAAGTGTATGGCAGCCTGGGTGCAGAGGGCTATTTTACCGAAACCACGCCGCTTGACCCACGTAGTCCGTATAGCGCTTCGAAAACAGGCTCCGACCTGATCGTGAATGCCTATGCCGAGACTTATAAAATGCCGGTAACCATTACCCGTTGTTCCAACAACTACGGTCCTTACCATTTCCCTGAGAAGCTGATTCCACTGATCATTAAAAATATCCTGGAAGGTAAATCCCTGCCTGTTTACGGTGATGGGACCAACGTGCGTGACTGGTTATATGTGGAAGACCACTGCAAGGCGATTGATATGGTCATCAACAACGGCCGTATCGGTCAGGTGTATAACGTGGGTGGGCACAACGAGAAACAAAACATCGAGATCGTGAAGCTGACTATCTCCACCATTCGTCAGCTGATGGAAGAAAATAAGGCTTACCGCGAGGTGTTGAAGAAGAAAGAGATCGTCAATGGTGAAATCAGCATCGAATGGATCAATGAGAGCCTGATTACCTTCGTGAAAGACCGTCTGGGCCATGACCAGCGTTATGCAATTGACCCGACCAAGATCAAGGACGAATTGGGCTGGTATCCTGAGACCATGTTTGCCGAAGGAATCGTGAAGACTATCCGTTGGTACCTTGAAAATCAGGGCTGGGTAGAGGAAGTGGCCAGTGGCGACTACCAGAAGTATTACGATGAGATGTACGCGAAGAGATAA
- a CDS encoding GNAT family N-acetyltransferase, which yields MLYNDHIYLRAPEPEDLDVLYKWENDSTLWKFGSTLSPISKFTLKEYIANSHLDIFEAKQLRLMIILKENEQPVGTIDLFDFDPFHRRAAIGILIDSSVQKQGLGHETLELIKNYCFNFLQLHQIYAHVPSANTPSLHLFSKCGFIQNGLLREWLNTENGFENVVWMQCINPNN from the coding sequence ATGCTATACAACGACCACATATACCTCCGTGCTCCGGAACCGGAAGATCTTGACGTTCTATATAAATGGGAAAATGATTCTACGCTGTGGAAATTCGGCTCCACACTCTCCCCTATCTCTAAATTTACGCTGAAAGAATACATCGCCAATTCGCATCTCGACATCTTCGAAGCGAAACAGCTCCGGTTAATGATTATCCTTAAAGAGAACGAACAACCGGTCGGAACGATAGACTTGTTTGATTTTGACCCGTTTCATAGGAGGGCTGCTATTGGCATCCTGATTGACTCCTCTGTCCAAAAGCAGGGCTTGGGACATGAAACGCTGGAGCTTATCAAAAACTATTGCTTTAACTTCCTCCAGTTGCATCAAATCTATGCCCATGTGCCATCCGCAAACACCCCTAGCCTTCATCTGTTCAGCAAATGCGGTTTTATCCAAAACGGACTGCTTCGTGAATGGCTCAACACGGAGAATGGTTTTGAAAATGTTGTCTGGATGCAGTGTATCAATCCTAACAATTAA
- a CDS encoding tetratricopeptide repeat protein yields the protein MRKTLLTLCALFSFVITAFSQINTEQVMAIAKNALYFEDYVLSIQYFNQIIKAKPFWAEPYFYRGVAKLYLEDYKGAEEDCSSCIDRNPYIVSAYHCRGVARQNLKDYKGAVSDYDKALTFDPENRNYLINKAVAFQQSKDTVNAEKTFDFLVKTNPNYYNAYVSRGSFYGERKDTARAFTDLRKAISMDKTDPQVYATLATVYGQANKYKEALDNFNEAIKLDAKVAGYYINRAIVRYYLNDLRGTMADYDKVIEMEPRNAMALYNRGLLRMQVGDNNHAIEDFDKVLQQENDNYFAYYNRGTLRAQTGNFRGAIADFTKVINKYPDFLPAYSERAEARKKSGDMKGSEKDFWTVVNLNKQADKIRQQKRREQQKEQQKEQLADDKDKVRKQSDKDMNKFKSLLVADETETEAPKYSNETRGRVQDKNIDVQLENLFVLTYYEKGGNVKPKTYFNSALDKFNQQYKLPHKLLLTNDEASLDEDQVKEHFKTVDELSKQIEQNPNDAKVYFARSIEFLLMQDFNNAIEDLNRAIKLDPGFMLAYYNRAVVRYKQLKIKLSEENKGESELAETFSVTNLKQAKKPVSEAVAGKSNIQLEYDMILHDFDYVTAKLPKFIWAYFNRANIRCMHKDYRAALADYDTAIRLEPDFAEAFFNRGLVNLYLNENEKSVEDLSKAGELGIPGAYNVIKRIK from the coding sequence ATGCGTAAAACACTACTGACGCTCTGCGCCTTATTCTCATTCGTCATTACAGCATTTTCCCAAATCAATACGGAACAGGTGATGGCGATTGCCAAGAATGCGCTTTACTTCGAAGATTATGTGCTTTCCATCCAATATTTCAACCAAATCATTAAGGCTAAACCTTTTTGGGCCGAACCCTATTTCTATCGCGGGGTAGCCAAGTTGTACCTAGAGGATTATAAAGGGGCGGAAGAGGATTGTTCTTCCTGCATTGACCGGAATCCCTACATCGTCAGCGCTTACCATTGTCGGGGAGTAGCCCGCCAAAACCTGAAGGATTACAAAGGAGCGGTTTCCGATTATGATAAAGCCCTTACTTTTGATCCGGAGAACCGCAATTACCTTATCAATAAAGCGGTGGCATTTCAGCAAAGCAAGGATACTGTCAACGCGGAGAAAACATTTGATTTTCTCGTAAAAACCAATCCGAATTATTACAATGCCTATGTGTCGAGAGGTAGCTTCTATGGCGAACGAAAAGATACAGCCAGAGCGTTTACTGACCTGAGAAAAGCGATTTCGATGGACAAGACCGACCCTCAGGTCTATGCTACACTGGCGACGGTGTACGGTCAGGCGAATAAATACAAGGAGGCGCTGGATAATTTCAACGAAGCGATTAAATTGGATGCCAAGGTAGCCGGCTACTACATCAACCGGGCGATTGTCCGTTATTATCTGAATGATCTGCGGGGAACAATGGCAGACTATGACAAGGTGATTGAAATGGAGCCTCGTAATGCGATGGCACTTTATAACCGTGGTTTGTTGCGAATGCAGGTGGGAGATAACAACCATGCCATCGAGGATTTCGATAAAGTGTTGCAGCAGGAAAATGATAACTATTTTGCCTACTATAACCGGGGAACGTTGCGTGCCCAAACCGGAAACTTCCGTGGTGCGATTGCCGACTTTACCAAGGTTATCAACAAATATCCAGACTTCCTTCCTGCTTATTCCGAACGGGCCGAAGCGCGTAAAAAGAGTGGAGACATGAAAGGCTCGGAAAAGGACTTCTGGACTGTGGTTAACCTCAATAAGCAGGCTGATAAAATCCGCCAGCAAAAACGCCGCGAGCAGCAAAAAGAACAACAGAAGGAACAACTGGCTGATGATAAGGACAAGGTGCGGAAACAGTCAGACAAGGATATGAATAAATTCAAAAGTCTGTTGGTGGCTGATGAAACCGAAACCGAAGCGCCGAAATATAGCAACGAAACCCGAGGTCGTGTGCAGGACAAAAACATTGATGTGCAACTCGAAAACCTTTTCGTGCTTACTTACTATGAAAAAGGAGGCAATGTTAAGCCAAAGACTTATTTCAATTCGGCACTGGATAAATTCAACCAGCAATATAAACTGCCGCACAAACTGTTGCTGACCAACGACGAAGCCTCCCTGGATGAAGATCAGGTGAAGGAGCACTTCAAAACGGTTGACGAATTGTCGAAACAGATTGAGCAAAATCCGAATGATGCCAAAGTCTATTTTGCCCGCTCCATCGAATTTTTGTTGATGCAGGACTTTAACAATGCGATTGAAGACCTGAATCGTGCCATTAAATTAGACCCCGGTTTTATGCTGGCTTATTACAACCGGGCTGTGGTTCGTTACAAACAACTTAAAATTAAATTATCAGAAGAGAATAAAGGAGAATCGGAGCTGGCAGAGACCTTCTCGGTAACGAACTTGAAGCAAGCTAAAAAGCCGGTATCAGAGGCGGTGGCCGGCAAATCCAATATTCAGCTTGAATACGACATGATTCTGCATGACTTTGACTATGTTACGGCAAAGCTGCCGAAGTTTATCTGGGCATACTTCAACCGGGCGAATATCAGATGTATGCATAAAGATTATCGTGCGGCTCTTGCCGATTACGATACCGCGATTCGCCTGGAACCCGATTTCGCTGAAGCCTTTTTCAACCGGGGATTGGTAAATCTTTACCTTAACGAGAATGAAAAGAGTGTGGAAGATTTGAGTAAAGCCGGTGAGCTGGGCATTCCGGGTGCTTACAATGTGATTAAACGGATCAAATAA
- a CDS encoding OmpA family protein, whose amino-acid sequence MKKSNIFVAVLLSGSLLLSGCSSMSNAVKGGLIGGAGGGALGAGIGALAGKGKGAVIGAAIGTAVGGTAGVLIGKKMDKQKRELEAIQGAKTEEITDINGLKALKVTFQEGILFQTGKANLSASSKTALSQFATSVKGNPQTDIVVQGHTDITGGDKINVPLSEKRAASVQSFLQAQGLTNKITAMGLGSSQPVSDNTTAAGKAQNRRVEVYISANEEMIKAAESGTLK is encoded by the coding sequence ATGAAAAAATCAAACATTTTCGTTGCAGTATTATTAAGCGGTAGCTTATTGCTGTCAGGTTGTTCATCCATGTCAAATGCAGTGAAAGGCGGACTTATCGGTGGTGCAGGTGGTGGCGCTTTGGGCGCAGGGATTGGTGCATTGGCCGGAAAAGGTAAAGGTGCTGTAATTGGTGCTGCTATTGGTACAGCAGTTGGAGGTACAGCAGGTGTATTGATCGGTAAGAAAATGGATAAGCAGAAAAGAGAACTTGAGGCTATCCAGGGTGCTAAAACAGAAGAGATCACTGACATCAACGGTTTGAAAGCGTTGAAAGTGACTTTCCAGGAAGGAATCTTGTTCCAGACCGGAAAGGCTAACTTGTCAGCTTCATCTAAAACTGCATTGTCTCAATTCGCGACTTCAGTTAAAGGCAATCCTCAGACTGACATCGTGGTTCAGGGACACACTGATATCACCGGTGGTGATAAAATCAATGTTCCTTTGTCAGAAAAACGTGCAGCTAGCGTACAATCATTCCTTCAGGCTCAGGGATTAACCAACAAAATCACCGCAATGGGATTGGGTTCTTCACAGCCTGTATCTGACAATACAACTGCGGCAGGTAAAGCTCAAAACCGTCGCGTAGAGGTTTATATCTCTGCAAACGAAGAGATGATTAAAGCTGCCGAATCAGGTACTTTGAAATAA
- a CDS encoding helix-turn-helix domain-containing protein gives MQTSTNPQLDLAYNFVQYTHRNIYLTGKAGTGKTTFLRTLKASSLKRMVVVAPTGVAAINAGGVTIHSFFQLPFGPMIPKDANAPFVQEQGGFSASNFRMSREKIRIIRSLDLLVIDEISMVRADLLDGIDEVLRRHRRNSLPFGGVQLLMIGDMQQLPPVVKQEDLELLRPYYRSLFFFESLALKKTSFVPIELKHIYRQSNENFISILNKIRDNKLDREALNELNARFIPNFKPASEEGCITLTTHNRQAQEINESKLNDIKLQKHLFRATIEGDFPEYSYPTEKELELKVGAQVMFVKNDSSRDKLYFNGKIGIVTNFDDDGVCVKCEDWFEPVIIGREKWDNLKYTLNETTKEIDESSIGSFTQYPLKLAWAITIHKSQGLTFEKAIIYAGAAFAHGQTYVALSRCKSLEGLVLGTPISADSVISDHEVTDFNHNIDQNAPNDAQLDQSKRDYQLELLLDLFDYQPVLRNLYAYQKQAKEHVTILPDGLAKSVTEIIESIKNNAVTVAEKFAIQLQQLIAVNPDIEGNAPLQERIRKASAYYLDLTEKLVGEVKSNCIVEIDNKAVQKALDEPLERIFADIRVKEVCLNACLTGFNFRDYLSLRAKALIEEPQRKKTTPKIQLNEDNALVKYLREWRKDKAEEFGLDLYMILSQKSLAELATVMPTSMKELKAIHGIGPQKLKQFGEEILNIILQYRQANNIQTTVSADNFKIEEKTKAPKIDTKKVSFDLFKSGKSVEEIAQERTLTPNTIEGHLAHYISTGEIRIDELLDRNKAQQIIDQFHKLETTSMTPVKEALGDDVSYGEIRLVVAHMRFEGGVE, from the coding sequence ATGCAAACATCTACCAACCCACAGCTCGATTTAGCCTACAACTTTGTACAATATACCCATCGCAATATTTACCTGACCGGAAAGGCAGGAACAGGGAAAACCACCTTCCTCCGAACCCTCAAAGCCTCGTCGCTCAAGCGGATGGTGGTCGTAGCCCCGACCGGTGTGGCTGCCATCAATGCCGGAGGGGTAACGATTCACTCCTTTTTCCAGTTGCCGTTTGGTCCGATGATACCGAAGGATGCAAATGCCCCCTTCGTACAGGAACAGGGAGGTTTTTCAGCCTCCAATTTCCGCATGAGCCGAGAGAAGATTCGGATTATACGCAGTCTCGACCTGCTGGTGATTGACGAAATCAGTATGGTGCGGGCCGACCTGCTCGACGGTATCGACGAGGTATTGCGCCGTCACCGCCGCAACAGTCTGCCCTTCGGCGGGGTTCAGTTGCTGATGATTGGCGATATGCAACAGCTCCCTCCGGTAGTGAAGCAGGAGGATCTGGAATTGCTCCGCCCCTACTACCGTTCGCTCTTTTTCTTCGAATCACTGGCGTTGAAGAAGACCAGCTTCGTTCCCATCGAACTGAAGCACATCTACCGCCAGAGTAACGAGAACTTTATCTCCATTCTCAATAAAATCCGGGACAACAAACTGGACCGGGAGGCTTTGAATGAGCTGAACGCCCGCTTTATCCCCAACTTCAAACCCGCTTCGGAAGAGGGCTGTATCACCCTGACCACGCACAACCGGCAGGCGCAGGAGATTAACGAGTCGAAACTCAACGACATCAAACTCCAGAAGCACCTGTTCCGGGCAACTATCGAAGGGGATTTCCCGGAATACTCCTACCCGACCGAAAAGGAGCTGGAGCTAAAGGTCGGTGCTCAGGTGATGTTTGTCAAAAACGATTCCTCGCGTGACAAGCTCTACTTCAACGGGAAAATCGGCATCGTGACCAACTTTGACGATGACGGTGTTTGCGTCAAATGCGAGGATTGGTTCGAGCCTGTCATCATCGGAAGGGAGAAGTGGGACAACTTGAAATATACCTTGAACGAAACCACCAAAGAAATCGATGAATCCTCTATCGGTTCCTTCACCCAATACCCGCTCAAGCTGGCATGGGCTATTACCATCCACAAAAGCCAGGGTCTGACCTTCGAAAAGGCGATTATCTATGCCGGAGCGGCCTTCGCACACGGACAGACTTACGTGGCATTAAGCCGCTGCAAGTCGCTCGAAGGATTGGTGCTGGGTACGCCCATCTCTGCCGACAGCGTCATCAGCGACCACGAGGTTACGGACTTCAACCACAACATTGACCAGAATGCGCCGAACGATGCGCAGCTCGACCAGTCGAAACGGGACTACCAGCTGGAGCTCCTGCTTGACCTGTTTGATTACCAGCCGGTTCTGCGTAACCTGTACGCATACCAGAAACAGGCCAAGGAGCACGTGACCATTCTTCCCGATGGGTTGGCAAAGAGTGTGACAGAGATTATCGAGTCGATTAAAAACAATGCCGTGACGGTAGCCGAGAAGTTTGCCATCCAGTTGCAGCAACTCATCGCGGTCAATCCCGATATCGAAGGCAATGCCCCGTTGCAGGAGCGCATCCGCAAAGCATCGGCCTATTACCTTGACCTGACGGAGAAATTGGTCGGTGAGGTGAAAAGCAACTGTATCGTTGAGATTGACAATAAAGCGGTACAAAAGGCATTGGATGAGCCATTAGAACGCATCTTTGCCGATATCCGGGTCAAAGAGGTTTGCCTGAATGCCTGCCTGACGGGATTCAACTTCCGCGACTATCTCTCCCTGCGTGCCAAGGCATTGATTGAGGAGCCGCAACGCAAGAAGACTACTCCTAAGATTCAGCTCAATGAGGATAACGCCCTCGTGAAATACCTCCGGGAGTGGCGCAAGGACAAAGCAGAGGAATTCGGGCTTGATTTGTACATGATTTTATCCCAAAAGTCTCTGGCTGAACTGGCAACTGTGATGCCGACCTCGATGAAAGAGCTCAAAGCCATCCACGGCATCGGTCCGCAGAAGCTGAAACAGTTTGGGGAGGAAATTCTGAATATTATCCTGCAATACCGACAGGCGAATAATATCCAGACCACCGTTTCGGCAGATAATTTCAAAATAGAAGAGAAGACAAAAGCGCCGAAGATCGATACCAAGAAAGTCTCCTTCGACCTCTTCAAAAGCGGGAAAAGCGTGGAAGAGATTGCGCAGGAACGCACCCTGACACCGAACACCATCGAAGGCCACCTCGCCCACTACATCTCCACCGGCGAGATTAGAATAGACGAACTGCTTGACCGCAATAAGGCGCAACAAATCATCGACCAGTTCCACAAACTGGAAACCACCTCCATGACTCCCGTTAAGGAAGCCCTTGGGGACGATGTTTCTTACGGGGAAATCCGGTTGGTAGTAGCGCACATGAGGTTTGAAGGAGGGGTGGAATAA
- a CDS encoding DegT/DnrJ/EryC1/StrS family aminotransferase: MINMKPLQMVDLVGQYHKIRDEINLAIQQVLDSAAFINGAPVRQFAENLSRYLNVKHVIPCGNGTDALQIALMALDLKPGDEVIVPAFSYIASAEAAALLGLVPVFVDVDENTFNLDVNQLEAALSPKTKAIIPVHLFGQSCDMETVMAFAKKQELFVLEDNAQAIGSDFRFSSGICRKTGTIGHIGCLSFFPSKNLGAFGDGGAMLTNDDALAEKLRMIANHGQAKKYYHSLIGCNSRLDTLQAAILDVKLKHLDEYIAARQAAAERYFDLLKEVPEVILPNVEERSKHVFHQFTLQVPKEKRDALKQALQDAGVPSMIYYPVPLHRQQAFAGQCRISGELAVSEKLSETVLSLPMHTELTEEMQQRICNKIKEFMCK, translated from the coding sequence ATGATAAACATGAAACCACTCCAGATGGTCGATTTGGTCGGCCAATACCATAAAATCCGTGACGAAATCAATCTAGCCATTCAACAGGTGCTGGATAGCGCCGCCTTTATAAATGGTGCTCCGGTCCGACAATTTGCAGAAAATCTATCCCGTTATCTAAATGTAAAACACGTCATTCCCTGCGGTAATGGAACCGATGCCTTACAGATTGCCCTGATGGCGCTTGACCTGAAACCGGGCGATGAGGTGATTGTGCCCGCATTTTCCTATATTGCATCGGCTGAGGCGGCAGCTTTATTGGGGCTTGTTCCCGTCTTTGTGGATGTGGATGAAAATACCTTTAACCTGGATGTCAACCAACTCGAAGCTGCTCTTTCCCCTAAAACCAAGGCGATTATTCCCGTGCATCTTTTCGGCCAGAGCTGCGATATGGAGACGGTTATGGCATTTGCGAAAAAACAAGAGCTTTTTGTATTAGAAGATAATGCACAAGCTATCGGTAGTGATTTTCGGTTTTCAAGCGGTATATGTCGGAAAACCGGAACCATTGGGCACATTGGTTGTCTCTCCTTTTTTCCTTCCAAGAATCTTGGAGCCTTTGGGGATGGCGGTGCAATGCTGACCAATGATGATGCGCTGGCTGAAAAGTTGCGGATGATAGCCAATCACGGTCAGGCTAAGAAATATTATCATAGTCTGATTGGCTGTAACTCCCGGTTGGATACTTTGCAGGCCGCTATTCTGGATGTTAAGTTGAAACATCTGGATGAATACATTGCAGCTCGTCAAGCGGCTGCCGAACGATATTTTGATTTGCTGAAAGAGGTTCCTGAAGTTATCCTGCCCAACGTGGAGGAGCGGAGCAAGCACGTTTTTCACCAGTTTACCCTGCAAGTACCGAAGGAAAAACGGGATGCACTCAAGCAAGCCTTGCAGGATGCCGGTGTGCCTTCGATGATTTACTATCCGGTGCCGTTGCATCGCCAGCAGGCTTTTGCCGGGCAGTGTAGGATAAGTGGTGAGCTGGCTGTCTCGGAGAAACTATCCGAAACGGTACTCTCGTTGCCAATGCACACCGAGTTGACGGAAGAGATGCAGCAGCGGATTTGTAATAAGATAAAGGAATTCATGTGTAAATAG
- a CDS encoding YraN family protein, which yields MAQHNETGKKGEIAAQEMLLKKGYRIRHTNWIVGKLELDIVAEKDNTLVIVEVKTRDRLDYGNPWDAVSNAKIRKIVDATDHYIRIFDLNMEVRFDVVSVTKQGENYIPEHIEDAFYPPIW from the coding sequence ATGGCACAACACAACGAAACCGGCAAGAAAGGCGAAATCGCCGCTCAAGAAATGCTCCTCAAAAAAGGCTATCGCATCCGTCACACCAACTGGATAGTCGGCAAACTGGAACTCGACATCGTCGCGGAGAAGGACAACACCCTCGTCATCGTGGAGGTAAAAACCCGTGACCGCCTCGACTACGGCAATCCGTGGGATGCCGTCTCCAACGCTAAAATCCGAAAGATAGTGGACGCAACCGACCACTACATCCGTATTTTCGACCTCAATATGGAGGTGCGCTTCGATGTGGTTTCGGTCACGAAACAGGGTGAGAATTACATACCGGAACATATTGAGGATGCGTTTTATCCGCCGATATGGTAG
- a CDS encoding asparaginase, which yields MESDSLKSYASILLVYTGGTIGMIEDPETGLLRPFNFEHLVDNVPELKRFDFHIDCVQFDPPIDSSEIEPVDWAKIAKVIADQYEEYDGFVILHGTDTMSFTASALSFMLEDLNKPVIFTGSQLPIGTLRTDGKENLITAIELAAMKKNHRAVFPEVCVFFERHLMRGNRTSKINADRFNAFRSHNYPSLAIAGIQININASAIKTIGRYQPLRPHYSLNQNVVILKLFPGIQPQIVEQILDLPTLKGIVLETYGSGNAPQKEWFLSSLKRAVERGVVIVNVTQCLSGTVSMERYKTGHKLQEIGVISGRDITTEAAVTKLMFLFGQGYNAEQVARKMNDSIAGEISVAAVVD from the coding sequence ATGGAAAGTGACAGCTTAAAATCGTACGCTTCTATCTTGCTGGTATATACCGGAGGTACAATCGGTATGATTGAAGATCCCGAAACCGGCCTGCTACGTCCGTTTAATTTTGAACATCTGGTGGATAATGTACCGGAACTGAAGCGGTTCGATTTTCACATTGATTGTGTGCAATTTGATCCACCGATTGATTCTTCCGAAATTGAGCCTGTCGATTGGGCTAAAATAGCTAAGGTAATTGCTGATCAATACGAGGAATATGATGGATTTGTTATACTACATGGTACCGATACAATGTCGTTTACGGCATCGGCCTTAAGCTTTATGCTGGAAGATCTGAATAAACCGGTTATTTTCACTGGCTCTCAATTGCCCATCGGAACATTGCGTACAGACGGGAAAGAGAATCTGATTACCGCTATCGAACTGGCTGCCATGAAAAAGAACCATCGGGCAGTCTTCCCCGAAGTATGTGTATTCTTCGAGCGCCATCTGATGCGGGGGAACCGTACTTCCAAGATAAATGCAGACCGCTTTAATGCATTCCGCTCCCATAACTATCCGTCGTTGGCTATTGCGGGAATACAAATCAATATCAATGCTTCTGCTATCAAGACAATCGGGCGCTACCAGCCCCTTCGACCTCATTACTCCCTAAACCAGAATGTCGTTATACTGAAACTCTTCCCCGGGATTCAACCCCAGATTGTGGAGCAGATACTTGACCTGCCTACCCTGAAAGGCATTGTCCTTGAAACCTACGGTTCAGGAAATGCTCCGCAGAAGGAGTGGTTTCTCTCCAGCCTGAAACGAGCTGTCGAACGTGGGGTCGTGATTGTAAACGTAACCCAATGTCTTTCCGGAACAGTCTCCATGGAACGGTACAAGACAGGACATAAACTGCAGGAGATAGGGGTAATCAGCGGGCGGGATATTACAACAGAAGCGGCTGTAACCAAGTTGATGTTCCTTTTCGGTCAAGGCTATAATGCGGAGCAGGTTGCCCGAAAAATGAATGACTCCATTGCCGGTGAAATTTCAGTCGCTGCGGTTGTTGATTAA
- a CDS encoding MmcQ/YjbR family DNA-binding protein — translation MNIEQLRDYCLSLPETTEDFPFDDVTLVFKVCGKMFALTTIDEHPLSMNLKCDPELAIELREKYECVTAGYHMNKRLWNTIVLNGEMKESEVTQWIDHSYDEVVKKLPKADRERLQNKTGRMK, via the coding sequence ATGAACATCGAACAACTCCGCGACTACTGCCTCTCTCTTCCCGAAACAACCGAAGATTTCCCCTTTGATGATGTTACGCTTGTCTTCAAAGTATGTGGGAAGATGTTTGCCCTGACTACTATTGATGAGCATCCGCTCAGCATGAACCTGAAGTGCGACCCGGAACTGGCCATCGAACTGCGGGAGAAATACGAATGTGTCACCGCCGGATACCACATGAATAAACGGCTGTGGAATACCATCGTGCTGAATGGCGAGATGAAAGAATCGGAAGTTACGCAATGGATTGACCATTCATACGATGAGGTGGTAAAGAAACTCCCCAAAGCAGACCGCGAAAGGCTGCAAAACAAAACCGGCCGAATGAAATAA